One stretch of Malus domestica chromosome 14, GDT2T_hap1 DNA includes these proteins:
- the LOC114821129 gene encoding NAC domain-containing protein 54-like isoform X2 yields MAPVGLPPGFRFHPTDEELVNYYLKRKINGQEIELDIIPEVDLYKCEPWELAEKSFLPSRDPEWYFFGPRDRKYPNGFRTNRATRAGYWKSTGKDRRVTCQNRAIGMKKTLVYYRGRAPQGIRTDWVMHEYRLDDKDYYCSSDLDTSSSSSAAIQDSFALCRVFKKNGICAEIEEQQGQSSHLTLNNIHERSQGVNNDHCDQTMSPEILMASSSSISCLQEEDDKDDSWMQFITDDTWMQCSSNTGVSGEDQLSHVAFTN; encoded by the exons ATGGCGCCAGTGGGATTACCTCCCGGTTTTAGGTTCCATCCAACGGACGAGGAGCTGGTGAATTATTATCTCAAGAGGAAAATCAACGGCCAAGAGATTGAGCTCGACATCATTCCTGAAGTTGATCTCTACAAATGCGAGCCTTGGGAATTAGCAG AAAAATCGTTTTTGCCAAGTAGAGACCCCGAGTGGTACTTCTTTGGACCCCGGGATCGAAAATACCCTAATGGATTCAGAACAAACAGAGCAACGAGAGCAGGATATTGGAAGTCGACTGGGAAAGACAGGAGAGTGACGTGCCAGAATCGAGCAATCGGAATGAAGAAGACGCTGGTTTACTACAGAGGCCGAGCCCCTCAGGGCATTCGGACTGACTGGGTCATGCACGAGTATCGCCTCGATGACAAGGACTACTACTGCTCCTCCGACCTCGACACCTCCTCCTCATCATCTGCCGCAATTCAG GATTCTTTTGCATTGTGTCGCGTGTTTAAGAAAAATGGCATTTGCGCGGAGATTGAAGAGCAGCAAGGCCAATCAAGTCATTTAACACTAAATAATATTCATGAACGATCACAAGGTGTAAACAATGATCATTGTGATCAAACCATGTCACCGGAGATTCTGATGGCATCGTCATCGTCGATCTCATGCCTGCAGGAGGAAGATGACAAAGACGATTCCTGGATGCAGTTCATCACAGATGATACGTGGATGCAGTGTTCTTCTAACACCGGTGTCAGTGGTGAAGATCAGCTCTCTCATGTGGCCTTCACAAACTAA
- the LOC114821129 gene encoding NAC domain-containing protein 54-like isoform X1, which produces MAPVGLPPGFRFHPTDEELVNYYLKRKINGQEIELDIIPEVDLYKCEPWELAEKSFLPSRDPEWYFFGPRDRKYPNGFRTNRATRAGYWKSTGKDRRVTCQNRAIGMKKTLVYYRGRAPQGIRTDWVMHEYRLDDKDYYCSSDLDTSSSSSAAIQQDSFALCRVFKKNGICAEIEEQQGQSSHLTLNNIHERSQGVNNDHCDQTMSPEILMASSSSISCLQEEDDKDDSWMQFITDDTWMQCSSNTGVSGEDQLSHVAFTN; this is translated from the exons ATGGCGCCAGTGGGATTACCTCCCGGTTTTAGGTTCCATCCAACGGACGAGGAGCTGGTGAATTATTATCTCAAGAGGAAAATCAACGGCCAAGAGATTGAGCTCGACATCATTCCTGAAGTTGATCTCTACAAATGCGAGCCTTGGGAATTAGCAG AAAAATCGTTTTTGCCAAGTAGAGACCCCGAGTGGTACTTCTTTGGACCCCGGGATCGAAAATACCCTAATGGATTCAGAACAAACAGAGCAACGAGAGCAGGATATTGGAAGTCGACTGGGAAAGACAGGAGAGTGACGTGCCAGAATCGAGCAATCGGAATGAAGAAGACGCTGGTTTACTACAGAGGCCGAGCCCCTCAGGGCATTCGGACTGACTGGGTCATGCACGAGTATCGCCTCGATGACAAGGACTACTACTGCTCCTCCGACCTCGACACCTCCTCCTCATCATCTGCCGCAATTCAG CAGGATTCTTTTGCATTGTGTCGCGTGTTTAAGAAAAATGGCATTTGCGCGGAGATTGAAGAGCAGCAAGGCCAATCAAGTCATTTAACACTAAATAATATTCATGAACGATCACAAGGTGTAAACAATGATCATTGTGATCAAACCATGTCACCGGAGATTCTGATGGCATCGTCATCGTCGATCTCATGCCTGCAGGAGGAAGATGACAAAGACGATTCCTGGATGCAGTTCATCACAGATGATACGTGGATGCAGTGTTCTTCTAACACCGGTGTCAGTGGTGAAGATCAGCTCTCTCATGTGGCCTTCACAAACTAA
- the LOC103455687 gene encoding pentatricopeptide repeat-containing protein At3g16610, with amino-acid sequence MLCFGRRSLSRSRSQCYHTTQQAVVILTHNFSTNTLTRLDFDYKHLLEACIRSKSLPQGKKIHQLLLKNTTHLKDSSFLLEKVAHLYITCNQLQLACRVFDKIPQPSVILWNLLIRGYAWNGPFEKAIDLYYGMLKSGVQPTNYTYPFVLKACSGLQALEVGREIHEHARGLGLHSDVYVCTALIDLYAKCGDLVEAQSVFHGMLYKDIVAWNAMIAGFSLHGLYDDTVQLLVQMQRAGTSPNSSTIVSVLPTVAQANALRQGKAMHGYSLRRGFSGEVVLGTGLLDMYSKSQCIAYARRIFDAMNFKNEVCWSAMIGAYVICDSMTEAITLFHEMVIREEINPTAVTLGSILRACAKLTDLSRGRRVHCYAIKAGFDLDKMVGNTMLSVYAKCGIIDDAVRFFDTMNSKDTVSYGAIISGYVQNGYAKEALLMFHNMQLSGINPDVATMKGVLPACSHLAALQHGACGHAYSIVHGFCTDTSICNALIDMYSKCGKINIGRKVFDKMVTRDIISWNAMIVGYGNHGLGMEAISQFHHMQSSGIKPDDVTFIGLLSACSHSGLVTEGKHWFSKMSQEFNINPRMEHYICMVDILARAGHLDEAHSFIQRMPFEADVRVWSALLAACRVHNNMELGEEVSKKIQGKGLEGTGNLVLLSNLYSAVGRWDDAADVRIKQKDQGLKKSPGCSWVEIDGVIHGFVGGDQSHPQSAQIHEKLEELLVDMKQLGYRVENRFVLQDVEEEEKERILLYHSEKLAIAYAILCLSPGKPILVTKNLRVCGDCHAAIKFITLVTKREITVRDVSRFHHFKDGICSCADFW; translated from the coding sequence ATGTTATGTTTTGGAAGGCGATCACTCTCTCGGAGTCGGAGTCAATGCTATCATACCACTCAGCAAGCCGTAGTGATATTAACCCACAACTTTTCGACAAACACCCTCACTCGTCTCGACTTTGATTACAAACACCTTCTCGAAGCCTGCATTCGATCAAAATCCCTCCCTCAAGGCAAGAAAATCCATCAGCTCCTCCTGAAAAACACTACCCACCTCAAAGACAGCTCCTTTTTGCTTGAAAAAGTAGCCCATTTGTACATAACCTGCAATCAACTCCAGCTTGCGTGCCGCGTGTTCGATAAAATTCCCCAACCAAGTGTTATTCTTTGGAACCTTTTGATAAGAGGATACGCTTGGAACGGACCCTTTGAAAAAGCCATCGACTTGTACTATGGCATGCTCAAATCCGGCGTCCAACCCACCAACTATACTTACCCTTTTGTTCTCAAGGCGTGCTCCGGTTTACAAGCACTAGAAGTTGGCCGAGAGATCCATGAGCATGCCAGAGGACTTGGGCTTCACTCTGATGTCTACGTTTGCACTGCTTTGATCGACCTGTACGCCAAATGTGGGGACTTGGTGGAGGCTCAGAGCGTGTTCCATGGCATGCTGTACAAAGACATTGTGGCGTGGAATGCAATGATTGCTGGGTTTTCACTGCACGGTCTTTATGATGACACTGTACAGTTGCTTGTTCAAATGCAGAGAGCGGGAACAAGCCCAAACTCTTCCACCATTGTTTCGGTTCTTCCCACAGTTGCACAAGCTAATGCATTGAGGCAGGGGAAGGCAATGCATGGTTACTCCCTAAGAAGGGGCTTTAGTGGTGAGGTGGTGCTTGGTACTGGGCTTTTGGATATGTATTCTAAAAGCCAGTGCATAGCTTATGCGAGGAGAATCTTTGATGCTATGAATTTCAAGAACGAGGTTTGTTGGAGTGCTATGATAGGTGCATATGTTATCTGTGACTCTATGACAGAGGCAATAACATTGTTTCATGAAATGGTTATACGGGAGGAAATAAATCCAACAGCAGTAACTCTCGGGAGCATTCTACGAGCTTGCGCAAAGCTAACTGATCTGAGTAGAGGGAGACGGGTTCATTGCTATGCAATTAAAGCTGGGTTTGATTTAGATAAAATGGTGGGTAACACAATGCTATCTGTGTATGCGAAGTGTGGGATTATAGATGATGCAGTCAGATTCTTTGATACAATGAACTCCAAAGATACAGTTTCTTATGGTGCTATCATCTCAGGCTATGTGCAGAATGGTTATGCAAAGGAAGCTTTACTTATGTTCCATAATATGCAATTGTCTGGGATCAATCCAGATGTGGCAACCATGAAGGGTGTTTTGCCGGCTTGTTCACATTTGGCCGCTCTACAGCACGGGGCCTGTGGACATGCTTATTCAATTGTTCATGGATTTTGTACAGACACCTCAATCTGTAATGCCTTAATAGACATGTACTCAAAGTGTGGGAAGATCAATATAGGAAGGAAAGTTTTTGATAAAATGGTTACGCGTGATATTATTTCATGGAACGCAATGATAGTTGGTTATGGGAATCATGGCCTTGGGATGGAAGCAATCTCACAGTTCCATCATATGCAGTCATCTGGCATTAAGCCCGATGATGTGACTTTCATTGGCCTCTTATCTGCTTGCAGCCATTCGGGGCTTGTAACTGAAGGCAAACACTGGTTTAGTAAAATGAGTCAGGAGTTCAACATAAACCCGAGGATGGAACATTACATATGCATGGTGGATATTCTCGCCCGGGCAGGACATTTGGATGAGGCACACAGTTTCATCCAAAGAATGCCATTTGAGGCTGATGTTCGTGTGTGGAGTGCACTGCTTGCTGCATGCAGAGTCCATAATAATATGGAACTCGGGGAAGAAGTATCCAAGAAAATTCAAGGGAAAGGACTTGAAGGTACTGGGAATTTGGTCCTTTTATCTAACTTATACAGTGCTGTTGGGAGGTGGGATGATGCAGCCGATGTCAGAATCAAGCAGAAGGACCAAGGCCTTAAGAAGAGCCCAGGATGCAGTTGGGTTGAGATCGATGGCGTTATCCATGGATTTGTCGGTGGAGATCAGTCCCATCCTCAGTCAGCTCAGATACATGAAAAACTAGAAGAACTACTAGTAGATATGAAACAGCTGGGATATCGTGTGGAAAATAGATTTGTTCTCCAAGATGTTGAGGaagaggagaaagaaagaatCCTCCTTTACCACAGTGAGAAACTAGCCATTGCCTATGCAATTCTTTGTCTGAGCCCGGGCAAACCCATCTTAGTTACCAAGAATTTGCGGGTTTGTGGTGATTGCCATGCTGCCATAAAGTTCATCACTCTTGTTACAAAGAGAGAAATAACTGTAAGAGATGTGAGTCGGTTTCATCATTTCAAGGATGGAATTTGCAGTTGTGCAGACTTCTGGTGA
- the LOC103455688 gene encoding protein argonaute 1, translating to MVRKRRTELPSGESSESHEPAGGSGRGSQRAPERTPPQQQGGGNYQGGRGPAPQGGRGGYGGGRGGRGVPQQQQYGGPQEYQQQQYGGPQEYQGRGRGGPTQQGGRGGYGGGRGDIGRGGPPSPGGPARPQFPELHQATPVPYQEATPQVPYQGVTSPPVYGGSSSSSQPPEPSEVAEQLADLTVRQESAPSQAIQPVAPSSKSVRFPLRPGKGSTGRRCTVKANHFFAELPDKDLHQYDVTITPEVTSRGVNRAVMEQLVKQYRESHLGKRLPAYDGRKSLYTAGPLPFLSKEFKITLIDDDDGSGGQRREREFRVVIKFAARADLHHLGLFLQGRQADAPQEALQVLDIVLRELPTSRYCPVGRSFYSPDLGRRQSLGDGLESWRGFYQSIRPTQMGLSLNIDMSSTAFIEPLPVIEFVTQLLNRDVTHRPLSDSDRVKIKKALRGVKVEVTHRGNMRRKYRISGLTSQATRELTFPVDERRTMKSVVEYFYETYGFVIQHTQWPCLQVGNQQRPNYLPMEVCKIVEGQRYSKRLNEKQITALLKVTCQRPHDREQDIIRTVRHNAYHNDPYAKEFGIKISENLAQVEARILPAPWLKYHDTGREKDCLPQVGQWNMMNKKMVNGGRVNNWICINFSRNVQDNVARSFCNELAQMCYISGMAFNPESVLPPTSARPDQAEKALKTRYHDAMTKLRPQNKELDLLVVILPDNNGNLYGDLKRICETDLGLVSQCCLTKHVFRMSKQYLANVALKINVKVGGRNTVLVDALSRRIPLVSDRPTIIFGADVTHPHPGEDSSPSIAAVVASQDWPEITKYAGLVCAQAHRQELIQDLFKTWQDPQRGTVTGGMIKELLISFRRATGQKPQRIIFYRDGVSEGQFYQVLLYELDAIRKACASLEPNYQPPVTFVVVQKRHHTRLFANNHSDRNAVDRSGNILPGTVVDSKICHPTEFDFYLCSHAGIQGTSRPAHYHVLWDENKFTADELQSLTNNLCYTYARCTRSVSIVPPAYYAHLAAFRARFYLEPETSDSGSMTSGAPGRGGMGPRSTRAPGPNAAVRPLPALKENVKRVMFYC from the exons ATGGTGAGGAAGAGGAGAACTGAACTCCCTAGTGGGGAAAGCTCTGAGTCTCATGAACCTGCTGGGGGTAGTGGTCGTGGTTCCCAGCGTGCTCCTGAAAGGACTCCGCCACAACAACAGGGTGGAGGAAACTACCAAGGTGGTCGTGGACCGGCCCCCCAGGGAGGTCGTGGAGGCTATGGAGGGGGTCGTGGTGGCCGTGGAGTGCCACAACAGCAGCAATATGGCGGGCCCCAAGAATACCAACAACAGCAGTATGGTGGGCCACAGGAATATCAAGGTAGAGGCAGGGGAGGACCGACTCAGCAAGGAGGTCGTGGAGGTTATGGAGGTGGCCGTGGTGACATTGGCCGTGGAGGACCACCTTCTCCTGGTGGTCCAGCCAGACCTCAATTCCCCGAGCTGCACCAAGCAACCCCAGTTCCTTACCAAGAGGCCACCCCCCAAGTTCCTTATCAAGGGGTCACCTCTCCGCCTGTATATGGTGGAAGTTCATCGTCATCCCAGCCACCTGAGCCTTCAGAAGTGGCGGAGCAGCTTGCTGACCTTACTGTCCGGCAAGAGAGTGCACCTAGCCAGGCTATTCAACCTGTGGCGCCCTCAAGTAAGTCAGTCAGGTTCCCTCTTCGCCCAGGGAAGGGTAGCACTGGCAGAAGGTGTACAGTCAAGGCAAACCATTTCTTTGCAGAATTACCTGACAAAGACCTCCACCAGTATGAT GTTACTATTACACCAGAGGTCACATCAAGGGGTGTGAATCGTGCTGTGATGGAGCAGCTGGTGAAACAGTACAGGGAATCCCATCTTGGAAAACGTCTACCAGCTTATGATGGACGAAAGAGCCTGTATACTGCCGgcccacttcctttcctttcaaAGGAGTTTAAAATCACTCttattgatgatgatgatggatcAGGTGGACAAAG GAGAGAGAGGGAATTTAGGGTTGTCATAAAATTTGCAGCACGCGCTGACCTACACCATTTAGGTCTCTTTTTGCAAGGGAGGCAAGCTGATGCACCTCAAGAGGCACTTCAGGTTTTGGACATTGTTCTGCGCGAATTGCCTACTTCTAG GTACTGTCCTGTGGGCCGTTCATTTTATTCCCCTGATTTGGGTAGAAGACAGTCACTTGGTGATGGTTTGGAAAGTTGGCGTGGTTTTTATCAGAGTATTCGTCCAACTCAGATGGGGCTGTCTCTGAATATTG ACATGTCCTCTACTGCTTTTATTGAGCCATTGCCAGTTATTGAGTTCGTAACACAGCTACTGAATCGGGATGTTACACATAGGCCACTTTCTGATTCTGATCGTGTAAAG ATTAAAAAGGCTCTTCGCGGAGTCAAGGTTGAGGTCACACACCGAGGAAATATGCGCAGAAAGTACCGTATTTCTGGTTTAACGTCGCAGGCAACAAGGGAACTGAC TTTCCCTGTTGATGAAAGAAGAACTATGAAATCTGTTGTTGAGTACTTCTATGAAACTTATGGTTTCGTCATTCAGCATACACAATGGCCTTGCCTTCAAGTTGGAAATCAACAGCGGCCAAATTATTTGCCCATGGAG GTTTGTAAAATTGTCGAAGGTCAAAGGTATTCCAAGAGATTGAACGAGAAACAGATTACTGCTTTGCTTAAGGTCACCTGTCAGCGCCCTCATGACAGGGAGCAAGATATTATTCGG ACGGTTCGTCACAATGCTTACCACAACGATCCTTATGCCAAGGAGTTTGGAATCAAAATTAGCGAGAATCTGGCTCAGGTTGAAGCTCGTATTCTTCCTGCACCCTGG CTAAAATATCATGATACTGGAAGGGAAAAGGATTGCCTGCCCCAAGTTGGTCAGTGGAATATGATGAATAAG AAAATGGTCAATGGAGGAAGAGTAAACAATTGGATTTGCATTAACTTTTCACGAAATGTTCAAGACAATGTGGCCCGTTCCTTCTGTAATGAACTTGCTCAAATGTGTTACATTTCTGGCATG GCGTTTAATCCAGAATCGGTACTTCCACCAACCAGTGCTCGACCTGATCAGGCAGAGAAGGCCTTAAAAACTAGGTACCATGATGCAATGACCAAGCTCCGGCCCCAGAACAAGGAGCTTGACCTGCTTGTCGTTATTTTACCAGATAATAATGGCAATCTTTATG GTGACTTGAAACGAATTTGTGAGACGGATCTTGGCCTGGTATCCCAGTGCTGTTTGACGAAACATGTTTTCAGAATGAGTAAACAATACTTGGCAAATGTTGCTTTGAAGATAAATGTGAAGGTTGGCGGAAGGAACACAGTGCTTGTTGATGCACTGTCAAGACGTATTCCTTTAGTCAGTGACCGTCCTACTATAATTTTTGGTGCTGATGTTACCCATCCTCATCCTGGGGAGGATTCAAGCCCCTCAATTGCAGCT GTTGTGGCCTCACAAGACTGGCCAGAAATCACCAAGTACGCTGGCCTGGTCTGTGCGCAAGCTCATCGCCAGGAGCTTATCCAAGATCTCTTCAAAACTTGGCAGGATCCTCAGAGGGGCACTGTAACTGGTGGAATGATTAA GGAACTGCTAATTTCGTTCCGTAGAGCAACAGGACAGAAGCCACAGCGCATCATATTTTACAG GGACGGTGTCAGCGAGGGGCAGTTCTACCAAGTTCTACTATACGAGCTTGATGCGATTCGTAAG gcTTGTGCTTCCTTGGAGCCAAACTATCAGCCACCTGTGACTTTTGTTGTGGTTCAGAAACGTCACCACACAAGGCTGTTTGCCAACAATCATAGTGACCGTAATGCAGTTGACAGGAGTGGAAATATCTTACCTG GCACGGTTGTGGACTCCAAAATCTGTCATCCAACAGAGTTTGACTTCTACCTCTGCAGCCATGCTGGAATTCAG GGTACAAGCCGTCCGGCTCATTACCACGTGCTGTGGGATGAAAACAAGTTTACAGCTGATGAACTGCAGTCACTCACAAACAATCTTTGCTATAC GTACGCAAGATGCACGCGTTCGGTTTCCATTG TTCCTCCGGCGTACTATGCCCATCTGGCTGCATTCCGAGCTCGGTTTTACTTGGAACCAGAGACATCAGACAGCGGATCAATGACCAGTGGTGCTCCTGGACGCGGGGGCATGGGTCCGCGGAGCACAAGAGCACCAGGTCCAAATGCTGCAGTGAGGCCCTTGCCTGCGCTCAAAGAGAATGTCAAAAGGGTTATGTTCTACTGTTAG
- the LOC103455689 gene encoding sucrose synthase 6-like gives MASTSPPSKRSDTIAETMPEALRESRFHMKKCFASFGTGKRLMKPQHIMEELEKSIEDRHERSKVLEGLLGYILSRTQEAAVVPPYVAFAVRPNPGFSEFVKVNADDLTVDGISATEYLKFKEMIFDESWANDENALELDFGAIDFSTPRMTLPSSIGNGLNFVLKSISSRLSTHASCSDYAKSLLDYLLRLNYHGENLMINESLDTVAKLQTALIQAEVLVSTLPKTTPFPSFEQRLKVLGFEKGWGDTAERVGETMRLLSEVFQAPDSVMLESLFSRLPNTFNIVIFSPHGYFGQSDVLGLPDTGGQVVYILDQVRALEEELLLRIKQQGLAVKPQILVVTRLIPDARGTKCNQELEAIIDTKHSHILRVPFRTDKGVLHQWVSRFDIYPYLETFAQDATSKILQHMECKPDLIIGNYSDGNLVASLIASKLGITQGTIAHALEKTKYEDSDAKWKEFDPKYHFSCQFTADIISMNCADFVITSTFQEIAGGKDRPGQYESHTAFTMPGLYRVVSGIDVFDPKFNIAAPGADQSVYFPYSEKQRRFTKFQPAIEELLYTKEENDEHIGFLADKKKPIIFSMARLDTVKNLTGLVEWFGKNKRLRNSVNLVIVGGFFDPSKSKDREEIAEIKKLHALVQAYQLSGQFRWIAAQTDRYRNGELYRCIADTKGAFVQPALYEAFGLTVIEAMNCGLPTFATNQGGPAEIIVDGVSGFHIDPNNGDESSNKIADFFEKCKTDGEYWKKMSAAGLQRINECYTWKIYANKMLNMGSTYGFWRQLRDDQKLAKETYIHMFYNLLFRKLAKNVAVPSVGYEKPAPRAVTAAVDQPTTAAASKPPQPPAAPTSAVPQLTPRVRDEGRELSQPRSRSRARCLWNCCCVILGFLIILYYKIRNMYN, from the exons ATGGCTTCCACCTCACCGCCTTCAAAGAGATCTGATACGATTGCAGAAACCATGCCAGAAGCACTCAGAGAGAGCCGCTTTCATATGAAGAAATGTTTtgccag TTTTGGAACGGGGAAAAGGCTAATGAAGCCGCAGCATATAATGGAGGAGCTGGAAAAATCGATAGAAGATAGGCATGAAAGAAGCAAGGTCTTGGAGGGTTTACTTGGTTACATCCTCAGTCGCACTCAGGAGGCAGCTGTTGTTCCACCCTATGTTGCTTTTGCAGTGAGACCGAATCCCGGTTTCTCAGAATTTGTTAAGGTGAACGCAGATGATCTAACAGTGGATGGCATTTCTGCTACCGAATACTTGAAGTTCAAGGAAATGATCTTTGACGAGAGCTG GGCGAACGATGAAAATGCCTTGGAATTAGATTTTGGTGCCATCGACTTCTCTACTCCTCGAATGACGCTTCCTTCTTCAATCGGAAATGGACTTAACTTCGTCTTAAAGTCAATCTCATCAAGGCTCAGTACTCATGCCAGCTGCTCCGATTATGCTAAATCCCTTCTTGACTACTTATTACGGCTTAATTATCACGGAGAG aATCTTATGATCAATGAAAGTCTAGATACCGTTGCAAAACTTCAAACTGCATTGATCCAAGCAGAAGTACTCGTCTCCACACTTCCAAAAACCACACCATTTCCGAGTTTTGAGCAAAG GTTAAAAGTGTTGGGTTTTGAGAAAGGATGGGGAGATACAGCAGAAAGAGTTGGAGAGACAATGAGGCTGCTGTCAGAAGTATTCCAAGCGCCAGACTCGGTGATGTTGGAGTCGTTGTTTAGCAGACTTCCCAACACATTCAACATCGTTATCTTCTCTCCTCACGGCTACTTTGGCCAGTCGGATGTCCTTGGATTGCCCGACACGGGTGGACAGGTGGTTTATATTCTTGATCAAGTGAGAGCTTTGGAGGAAGAGTTGCTCCTCAGAATTAAACAACAAGGCCTTGCTGTGAAGCCTCAGATTCTTGTG GTGACACGACTGATACCAGACGCTCGAGGAACAAAGTGCAACCAGGAGTTGGAAGCTATCATCGACACTAAGCACTCCCACATCCTTAGGGTTCCATTCAGGACAGACAAAGGCGTTCTCCACCAATGGGTTTCTCGTTTCGATATCTACCCTTATCTCGAGACATTTGCACAG GATGCAACTTCAAAGATCTTACAACACATGGAATGCAAACCGGACCTCATAATTGGGAACTACAGTGATGGAAACTTGGTGGCCTCTTTGATTGCTTCTAAACTTGGAATCACTCAG GGAACGATTGCGCATGCGCTAGAAAAGACCAAGTACGAAGATTCTGATGCCAAATGGAAGGAATTTGATCCTAAATACCACTTCTCTTGTCAGTTCACAGCTGACATAATCTCTATGAATTGTGCTGATTTTGTCATAACAAGCACATTTCAAGAAATTGCCGGAGG CAAGGACCGACCTGGACAGTACGAAAGCCATACAGCATTTACAATGCCAGGACTCTATCGAGTTGTGTCAGGCATTGATGTGTTTGATCCAAAGTTCAACATTGCTGCCCCTGGAGCTGACCAATCCGTCTACTTTCCCTACTCCGAGAAACAAAGACGATTTACCAAGTTTCAACCTGCCATCGAAGAACTCCTCTACACGAAAGAGGAAAACGATGAGCACAT AGGATTTTTGGCAGACAAGAAGAAACCTATCATATTCTCAATGGCAAGGCTGGACACAGTGAAGAACCTCACAGGACTCGTTGAGTGGTTCGGAAAGAACAAGAGGCTGAGGAATTCTGTCAATCTTGTAATTGTCGGGGGATTCTTCGATCCATCTAAATCCAAAGACAGGGAAGAAATTGCTGAAATCAAGAAACTTCATGCCTTGGTGCAAGCATATCAACTTAGCGGTCAGTTCAGATGGATAGCGGCTCAGACTGATAGATACCGAAATGGGGAGCTGTATCGGTGCATTGCAGACACAAAGGGAGCTTTCGTGCAGCCTGCGCTGTATGAAGCTTTCGGTCTCACAGTCATTGAGGCCATGAACTGTGGGTTGCCTACATTTGCAACCAACCAAGGCGGCCCTGCGGAAATCATTGTGGATGGCGTCTCAGGGTTCCATATTGATCCCAATAATGGTGATGAATCCAGCAACAAGATTGCTGACTTCTTTGAGAAATGCAAGACAGATGGCGAATACTGGAAGAAGATGTCAGCTGCCGGACTGCAGCGTATAAACGAATG CTATACATGGAagatatatgcaaacaaaatgCTGAACATGGGATCAACTTATGGATTTTGGAGGCAGTTGAGAGATGACCAAAAGCTTGCCAAGGAAACCTACATTCATATGTTTTACAATCTCCTCTTTAGGAAATTG GCAAAGAATGTAGCTGTTCCAAGTGTTGGATACGAAAAACCGGCGCCAAGGGCTGTAACTGCAGCTGTCGACCAACCAACAACGGCGGCAGCATCCAAACCTCCGCAGCCGCCAGCAGCACCAACCTCAGCAGTCCCTCAGCTGACACCAAG GGTGAGGGATGAAGGTAGGGAGCTTAGTCAACCTCGAAGCCGCAGCAGAGCACGATGCCTATGGAATTGCTGCTGCGTCATCCTTggttttctcatcattctttatTACAAGATTCGGAATATGTACAATTAa